From the Methanobacteriaceae archaeon genome, one window contains:
- the ftsZ gene encoding cell division protein FtsZ has product MKIIDDAIKESEQRMEEKAPEKLSSDIDDELIEMIKGAKTNIYVVGAGGAGNNTISRLNEMGIEGATTIAVNTDAQDLFYSQSTKKILLGRKTSKGLGAGGEPAVGEECAEESEDEIRDELEGADMVFVTCGLGGGTGTGSAPIISKLSKKLGALTVAVATMPFSAEGIKRRENAEQGLEKLQDSADTVIVIPNDKLLEVAPNLPLNKAFMVSDEILGRAVKGITELITKKGLVSLDFADIRSIMGGSGMAMIGMGESDTGDRALESVHEALSSPLLDIDISNATGALVNISGSSDLTLHEAEKIVQVVADKLDPEANIIWGTQIDESLQNTVRTTVVVSGIKTGNSSDKEYELEYAEEKSESKSADDQLDDFIDGVF; this is encoded by the coding sequence GTGAAAATTATAGATGATGCAATCAAAGAATCTGAACAAAGAATGGAAGAAAAAGCTCCTGAAAAGCTCTCTTCTGATATTGATGATGAGCTTATTGAGATGATTAAAGGCGCTAAAACTAATATTTATGTTGTTGGTGCTGGTGGAGCTGGAAACAACACTATTTCAAGATTAAATGAGATGGGTATTGAAGGAGCAACTACAATTGCAGTAAATACTGATGCTCAAGATTTATTTTACAGCCAATCTACTAAAAAAATCCTCTTAGGTAGAAAAACTTCTAAAGGATTAGGTGCTGGTGGAGAACCTGCTGTTGGAGAAGAATGTGCTGAAGAAAGTGAAGATGAAATTAGAGATGAATTAGAAGGCGCAGACATGGTATTTGTTACCTGTGGTCTTGGTGGAGGAACTGGAACTGGTTCTGCACCAATCATATCTAAACTTTCTAAAAAATTAGGTGCATTAACTGTTGCTGTGGCTACCATGCCATTTTCAGCAGAAGGTATTAAGAGAAGAGAAAATGCTGAACAAGGTTTAGAAAAACTTCAAGATTCTGCTGACACTGTTATTGTAATCCCAAATGATAAATTATTAGAAGTTGCACCTAACTTACCTTTAAACAAAGCATTTATGGTATCTGATGAAATTTTAGGAAGAGCTGTTAAAGGAATTACAGAATTAATTACTAAAAAAGGTCTTGTAAGTTTAGACTTTGCTGATATTAGAAGTATCATGGGTGGTTCTGGAATGGCTATGATTGGTATGGGTGAATCCGATACCGGCGACAGAGCTTTAGAATCTGTACATGAAGCATTAAGCAGCCCATTATTAGATATCGATATTTCAAATGCTACTGGTGCATTAGTTAACATATCTGGTAGTTCTGATTTAACATTACATGAAGCTGAAAAAATCGTTCAAGTTGTTGCTGATAAATTAGATCCTGAAGCTAACATTATTTGGGGTACTCAAATTGATGAAAGTCTTCAAAATACTGTTAGAACCACTGTGGTTGTTTCAGGTATTAAAACAGGCAATAGCTCTGATAAAGAGTATGAGCTTGAATATGCTGAAGAAAAATCAGAAAGCAAATCTGCTGATGACCAATTAGATGATTTCATTGATGGAGTCTTCTAA
- a CDS encoding pyruvate kinase alpha/beta domain-containing protein: MARKFITYFEKEGNDYTDELISAIKDKLDMTDIKRILIASATGESALKLHEAVGDKVEIINVTHHMGFSGDNESDISEEMLKKLEAVGIKTYFGCHAFSGAARGVTNKYGGISPLDVVADTFRMFSHGIKVGAEISIMAADAGLIPVGEEIIAVGGRAHGIDSAVILTPVNAKNLFDLKIHEIIAMPRD, from the coding sequence ATGGCAAGAAAATTTATTACATATTTTGAAAAAGAAGGTAATGATTATACAGATGAATTAATTTCAGCAATTAAAGATAAATTAGACATGACTGACATTAAAAGAATTTTAATAGCTTCCGCTACAGGCGAATCTGCATTAAAATTGCATGAGGCTGTTGGTGATAAAGTAGAAATTATTAATGTAACTCACCACATGGGATTTAGTGGGGATAATGAATCAGATATTTCTGAAGAAATGCTTAAAAAACTTGAAGCTGTTGGAATTAAAACATACTTTGGATGCCATGCATTCAGTGGTGCTGCAAGAGGAGTCACCAATAAGTACGGCGGAATTTCTCCATTGGATGTTGTAGCTGATACCTTTAGAATGTTCTCACATGGTATTAAAGTAGGTGCAGAAATTTCAATTATGGCTGCTGATGCAGGTTTAATTCCTGTTGGTGAAGAGATAATTGCTGTTGGTGGTAGGGCTCATGGTATTGACAGTGCAGTTATTTTAACTCCGGTTAATGCTAAAAATCTATTTGATTTGAAAATTCATGAGATTATTGCTATGCCAAGGGATTAA
- a CDS encoding coenzyme F420-0:L-glutamate ligase, which translates to MSDKKLENIKHVINGDYIVIPIETGYIKPNDDLDVIIEPAKELMQDGDYLVIAETPISVSQGRLIDESEYSPSLTAKLLTTVWSKYLWGYVLGPLLGIKKRTIKNLRKLPKETYAHKEVVLQLYGLKHALKPASEAGIDLSNAPGTCVSLLPENPEKVAKQLKNRIGKDVCVMIIDTDATYMKNGNYFTGLPIAIDGIDADNGFFGYVKGQLCENMGSTPLGCSEKMDVESALKIANIAEDYQKSLSTEMKTIHSVKEVLGTEFDEVTIEALDSITHTPAVIIRKI; encoded by the coding sequence ATGAGCGATAAAAAATTAGAAAATATAAAACATGTCATTAACGGAGATTACATAGTAATCCCAATTGAAACAGGTTATATTAAACCAAATGACGATTTAGATGTGATTATCGAACCTGCAAAAGAATTGATGCAAGACGGTGATTACTTAGTAATTGCAGAAACACCTATTTCAGTTTCACAGGGCAGATTAATCGACGAATCAGAATATTCTCCATCACTTACTGCTAAATTGCTAACAACAGTATGGAGTAAATATTTATGGGGATATGTCTTAGGACCACTTTTAGGAATTAAAAAAAGAACCATTAAAAACCTAAGAAAACTACCTAAAGAAACTTATGCTCACAAAGAAGTAGTTTTACAATTATATGGTCTTAAACATGCTCTTAAACCAGCATCAGAAGCAGGAATTGATTTAAGTAATGCGCCTGGAACCTGTGTTTCACTTCTTCCCGAAAATCCTGAAAAAGTAGCTAAGCAATTGAAAAACAGGATTGGTAAAGATGTATGTGTTATGATTATTGATACTGATGCAACATATATGAAAAATGGAAATTACTTTACAGGACTTCCTATTGCAATTGATGGAATTGATGCAGACAATGGATTTTTCGGATATGTGAAAGGACAGTTATGTGAAAATATGGGATCAACACCATTGGGATGCAGTGAAAAGATGGATGTTGAAAGTGCTTTAAAAATAGCCAACATTGCAGAAGATTATCAAAAATCACTTTCCACTGAAATGAAAACCATTCACAGCGTTAAAGAAGTTCTTGGAACTGAATTTGACGAAGTAACAATAGAAGCACTTGATTCTATTACTCATACTCCCGCAGTGATTATACGAAAAATCTAA
- a CDS encoding nucleoside-diphosphate sugar epimerase/dehydratase encodes MNVDSFGRYRNLLLPLMDCVSVVLGYYFMFALTTDSFIIHQTNIISIDNFITSIILAIIILQIVFRLTKRHTNIIRYETNQDYIMYIILSVVSLLIVAIIEDIMGINNPSIKFNLATGIVIGAITVVYRLGIKYALLSDLAHRGINYAPKNQKRLLIIGGGYSANNIIKTLQTSLKGKYEIIGIIDDNKKRLGYSVAGVKIIGNRNHIQKICENEDIDTIFFTIVNIDNKNKKEILEICSKTSAKVKTLPDLREIISSENLYGKLKDIEIEDLLGREPVELDNNNIQSIIGDKVVLVTGGGGSIGSELCRQVMLHHPKKLLMIDIYENSLYDIELELKDKYPSENIKAVVANIRDRRRMLELFEEHQPEVVFHAAAHKHVPLMENNPTEAIKNNIFGTYNLVNAADKYNTSRFILISTDKAVNPTNIMGATKRLCEMIIQAKNKESETDFVAVRFGNVLGSNGSVVPLFKKQIAEGGPVTVTHKDITRFFMTIPEAVALVLQSITYAKGGEIFVLNMGEPVKIYDLAKSLIELSGLTPGKDIDITFTGLRPGEKLYEELLMDEENLESTGHEKIFITEPMDFTMDDIEAKLDAFRQILTNEITDAEVIKDTMKKCVPTYREPQEVNGE; translated from the coding sequence ATGAATGTAGATAGTTTCGGAAGATATAGAAATTTATTACTACCATTGATGGATTGTGTTTCTGTAGTCCTAGGATATTACTTTATGTTTGCTTTAACTACAGATTCTTTCATAATACATCAAACAAACATAATATCGATTGACAATTTTATAACAAGCATTATTCTTGCTATAATTATTTTGCAAATTGTTTTTAGACTAACAAAAAGACACACAAATATCATCCGTTACGAAACTAATCAAGACTACATTATGTATATCATTCTTTCAGTAGTGTCTCTTCTCATAGTTGCAATTATTGAAGATATAATGGGTATAAACAATCCTTCAATTAAGTTCAACTTAGCAACAGGTATTGTAATAGGTGCAATAACTGTAGTTTACCGTTTAGGAATAAAATATGCATTATTATCCGACCTTGCTCACAGAGGAATCAATTATGCGCCTAAAAATCAGAAAAGATTACTCATAATTGGTGGAGGGTATTCTGCAAACAATATTATCAAAACACTTCAAACTTCCCTTAAAGGAAAATACGAAATTATTGGTATTATTGACGATAACAAGAAACGTTTAGGTTATTCCGTTGCAGGAGTAAAAATTATCGGTAACAGAAACCATATCCAAAAAATATGTGAAAACGAAGATATTGACACAATATTCTTTACAATCGTAAATATCGATAACAAGAACAAAAAAGAGATTTTGGAAATCTGTAGTAAAACTTCTGCAAAAGTAAAAACATTACCGGATTTAAGAGAAATCATCTCTTCTGAAAACTTATATGGAAAATTAAAAGACATTGAGATTGAAGATTTACTTGGAAGAGAACCAGTAGAGCTTGACAACAACAATATTCAAAGTATTATCGGAGATAAAGTTGTTTTAGTAACTGGTGGAGGAGGATCTATCGGATCTGAACTCTGCAGACAGGTAATGCTTCACCATCCAAAGAAATTATTGATGATAGATATCTATGAAAATAGCTTATACGATATTGAATTGGAACTTAAAGACAAATATCCAAGTGAAAATATTAAAGCAGTTGTTGCAAACATCAGAGACAGAAGAAGAATGTTGGAATTATTCGAAGAACATCAACCAGAAGTTGTATTCCACGCAGCAGCACACAAACATGTTCCTTTAATGGAAAATAACCCAACTGAAGCTATTAAAAATAATATCTTTGGAACTTACAATTTAGTAAATGCAGCTGATAAGTACAATACAAGTCGTTTTATATTAATTTCAACAGATAAAGCTGTTAATCCGACAAACATAATGGGTGCTACCAAAAGATTATGTGAAATGATTATTCAGGCAAAAAATAAAGAAAGTGAAACTGACTTTGTAGCAGTTCGTTTTGGAAATGTTTTAGGAAGTAACGGATCTGTTGTACCATTGTTTAAAAAACAAATCGCAGAAGGCGGTCCAGTAACTGTAACTCATAAAGACATAACAAGATTCTTTATGACAATTCCTGAAGCAGTAGCGTTAGTATTGCAGTCAATCACCTATGCAAAAGGTGGAGAAATCTTTGTATTGAATATGGGCGAACCAGTTAAAATTTATGATTTGGCTAAAAGTTTAATTGAATTATCCGGTTTAACTCCTGGAAAAGACATTGATATCACATTTACAGGATTAAGACCTGGAGAAAAATTATATGAAGAGCTTTTAATGGATGAAGAAAACCTTGAAAGTACTGGGCATGAAAAAATCTTCATTACAGAGCCAATGGACTTTACAATGGATGATATTGAAGCAAAATTAGATGCATTTAGACAAATTCTAACAAATGAAATTACAGACGCAGAAGTAATTAAAGATACTATGAAAAAATGTGTTCCTACATACAGGGAACCTCAAGAAGTTAACGGAGAGTAA
- a CDS encoding DegT/DnrJ/EryC1/StrS family aminotransferase translates to MNIPFSPPDISEKEIEEVVSALKSGWITTGPKTKEFERKITEYCGSDKTVCLGSATAALEMTLRLLGVGKGDEVIVPAYTYTATCSVVCHVGATPVIIDSQEDKQEMDYSKVSDAITEKTKVIMPVDIAGILCDYDKLYEVIESKKDLFTPNNELQEAFGRIIVLADCAHGFGAVKDNKTAGSIADFSCFSFHAVKNLTSAEGGAVTWKKHDGVDSEKLYKQLQILSLHGQTKDALEKTQKGSWEYDILIPAYKCNMTDVQAGIGLGQLERYDSMLKRRHEIIKKYDEGFKDSKVICPKHFSENSTSSGHLYLTRIKDITLEQRNEIIVKMDERGISTNVHYKPLPMLTAYKDLGFDIKDYPNAYNLFENEISLPIYSTLSDEEVEYIIENFLDVLNEY, encoded by the coding sequence ATGAATATTCCATTTTCACCACCAGACATAAGCGAAAAAGAAATTGAAGAAGTAGTCTCAGCATTAAAATCAGGATGGATTACAACAGGACCTAAAACAAAAGAATTCGAAAGAAAAATTACCGAATACTGTGGTAGTGACAAAACTGTCTGTTTAGGTTCTGCAACTGCAGCACTCGAGATGACTTTAAGATTATTAGGTGTTGGCAAAGGTGATGAAGTAATTGTACCTGCATATACTTATACTGCAACCTGCAGTGTTGTTTGCCATGTTGGAGCAACACCAGTAATTATTGACAGTCAAGAAGACAAACAGGAAATGGATTACTCAAAAGTAAGTGATGCAATTACTGAAAAAACAAAAGTCATAATGCCAGTTGATATAGCAGGTATTTTATGTGATTATGATAAATTATATGAAGTAATTGAAAGTAAAAAAGACTTATTTACTCCTAACAATGAATTACAAGAAGCATTTGGAAGAATCATTGTTTTAGCAGATTGTGCACATGGATTTGGAGCAGTTAAAGATAACAAAACTGCTGGAAGTATAGCTGACTTTTCATGTTTCTCATTCCATGCTGTTAAAAACCTAACTAGTGCTGAAGGTGGAGCAGTAACCTGGAAAAAACACGACGGAGTAGACAGTGAAAAATTATACAAACAATTGCAAATTCTCTCACTTCACGGTCAAACCAAAGATGCATTGGAAAAAACCCAAAAAGGATCATGGGAATATGATATTTTAATTCCAGCATACAAATGTAATATGACTGACGTTCAGGCAGGAATTGGTCTTGGACAGCTTGAAAGATATGATTCAATGCTTAAAAGAAGACATGAAATCATTAAAAAATATGATGAAGGATTTAAAGACAGTAAAGTTATATGTCCAAAACATTTCAGTGAAAATTCAACATCCTCAGGTCATTTGTACTTAACTAGAATTAAAGACATTACTTTAGAACAAAGAAATGAAATTATAGTTAAAATGGATGAGCGAGGAATAAGTACTAACGTACACTACAAACCATTACCTATGCTTACTGCATACAAAGATTTAGGATTCGATATTAAAGATTATCCTAATGCATATAATTTATTTGAAAATGAAATAAGTTTACCAATTTACTCCACTTTAAGTGATGAAGAAGTTGAGTATATTATTGAAAACTTTTTAGACGTTTTAAATGAATACTAA
- the tfe gene encoding transcription factor E, whose amino-acid sequence MDNLIGALELPPEELQLIDNNIQDSVDNTITPIIKSLIDGIETDEEIAEKTGIKLNIVRKMLYKLYDLKIANYKRSKDPETQWFTYSWKFEKDELISKIKKDTEIELSKLNAQLEEEEQNMFFVCPYGHVRVNFDVASDYDYQFLCPACDEELEFQDNAEIIENLKANIAMVENDYDSFIKKVES is encoded by the coding sequence ATGGACAATCTTATTGGTGCATTAGAACTTCCACCTGAAGAATTACAACTAATCGACAACAATATTCAAGACAGTGTCGATAATACAATCACCCCAATTATTAAATCATTAATTGACGGTATTGAAACTGATGAAGAAATAGCTGAAAAAACAGGCATTAAACTAAATATTGTTAGAAAAATGCTATACAAACTTTATGATTTAAAGATTGCTAATTATAAAAGAAGTAAAGATCCTGAAACTCAATGGTTTACTTACTCCTGGAAATTCGAAAAAGACGAATTGATTAGTAAAATCAAAAAGGACACTGAAATTGAGTTATCAAAACTTAATGCTCAACTTGAAGAAGAAGAACAAAATATGTTTTTCGTCTGCCCATATGGACATGTGAGAGTTAATTTTGATGTAGCATCAGATTATGACTACCAATTCTTATGTCCTGCATGTGATGAAGAATTAGAATTCCAGGACAATGCAGAAATCATTGAAAACCTTAAAGCTAATATTGCAATGGTTGAAAATGATTACGATTCATTTATTAAAAAAGTAGAATCCTGA
- a CDS encoding TIGR00295 family protein yields MEIELLRKENTPENVIDHCEAVYKKAMKIASNFDNVDGDLIKKGALLHDIGRSKTHDITHAIEGVEIAKKYSYSDDVLNIIERHIGAGITEDEAIELGLPKKSYVPQTLEEKIVAHADNLVSGSEEVDLDFVIKKWQRRIANSDENIKKLIELDNELIKPFEE; encoded by the coding sequence ATGGAAATCGAATTACTTAGAAAGGAAAATACTCCTGAAAATGTAATAGACCACTGCGAAGCAGTTTATAAAAAAGCTATGAAAATAGCATCTAATTTTGATAATGTAGATGGCGACTTGATTAAAAAAGGCGCTCTTCTACATGATATTGGAAGATCAAAAACTCATGACATCACTCACGCCATCGAAGGAGTTGAAATAGCTAAAAAATACAGTTATAGTGATGATGTTTTAAACATTATTGAAAGACACATCGGTGCTGGAATAACCGAAGATGAAGCTATTGAACTTGGACTTCCCAAAAAATCCTATGTACCTCAAACACTTGAAGAAAAGATTGTTGCACACGCAGACAATTTAGTAAGTGGCAGCGAGGAAGTAGATCTTGATTTTGTTATAAAAAAATGGCAAAGAAGAATAGCTAACAGTGATGAAAATATTAAAAAACTAATTGAGTTAGATAATGAATTAATTAAACCTTTTGAGGAATAA
- a CDS encoding DUF5591 domain-containing protein has protein sequence MKVICSSEESLYRPHAVRWRQRMEMMEPLGDTVVLLPCSMKKPYSNSKSHQKFRKLTRSYQELIVTSPFGICPRELENTFPIQSYDVSTTGSWSQDEIEKTGELIAKYCEGKKIVANLAGGYLESCEAYVDDFVNVCEDGRPTSPDSLYNLRMELKNHQKVNRREKTLHELRSIAKFQFGENGDKFIPDNVKTKGMYHKRILSNGKQLALLNKDHGLYRLNLPGGEILKELGIHIVEIDFDLTTNTVFAPGIVKADHKIIPNDEVVVVKEDTVVGVGKAIMTGYEMEECRNGIGVKLKHRLK, from the coding sequence ATGAAAGTAATATGTTCAAGTGAAGAGTCTCTTTATCGTCCGCACGCAGTTAGATGGAGACAAAGAATGGAAATGATGGAACCTCTTGGAGATACTGTTGTTTTATTACCTTGCAGTATGAAAAAACCATATTCCAATTCCAAATCACATCAAAAATTCAGAAAGCTTACCCGTTCATACCAGGAACTTATTGTAACTTCTCCATTTGGAATTTGTCCAAGGGAACTTGAAAATACATTTCCGATTCAATCTTATGATGTAAGTACAACAGGTTCATGGTCACAAGACGAAATTGAAAAAACCGGTGAGTTAATTGCAAAGTACTGTGAAGGTAAAAAGATTGTTGCAAACCTTGCTGGTGGATATTTGGAATCCTGTGAAGCCTATGTTGATGATTTTGTAAATGTATGTGAAGATGGAAGACCAACTTCTCCCGATTCTCTTTATAACTTAAGAATGGAACTTAAAAATCATCAGAAAGTAAACAGAAGAGAAAAAACATTACATGAATTAAGATCAATTGCTAAATTCCAGTTTGGTGAAAATGGTGATAAATTCATTCCAGATAATGTTAAAACAAAAGGAATGTACCATAAAAGAATATTATCTAATGGAAAACAGTTAGCTTTATTAAATAAAGATCATGGATTATATAGATTAAACTTACCTGGTGGAGAAATCTTAAAAGAATTAGGAATCCACATTGTTGAGATTGATTTTGATTTAACTACAAATACTGTTTTTGCTCCAGGAATTGTTAAGGCAGATCATAAAATTATTCCAAATGACGAAGTAGTAGTTGTTAAAGAAGATACTGTCGTTGGTGTTGGTAAAGCAATAATGACTGGATATGAAATGGAAGAATGTAGAAACGGCATAGGTGTTAAATTAAAACACAGATTAAAATAA
- a CDS encoding iron-sulfur cluster assembly protein, with translation MSEELVNNIRDAISVINDPHMGISIVDMGIVQNIAVDGDQAEVTLKPTNPGCMSITRIAADAKVKAESIEGIEKAKIIVEGHAMADSINEMINR, from the coding sequence ATGTCTGAAGAATTAGTAAACAACATTAGAGATGCTATTTCTGTAATTAATGACCCTCACATGGGAATTAGTATTGTAGATATGGGTATCGTACAAAATATCGCTGTAGATGGAGATCAAGCAGAAGTTACCCTTAAACCAACTAACCCTGGATGTATGAGTATCACTCGTATTGCTGCTGATGCTAAAGTAAAAGCAGAATCCATTGAAGGAATCGAAAAAGCAAAAATTATTGTTGAAGGACATGCTATGGCAGATTCCATTAATGAAATGATTAACAGATAA